GTGGCGTTGTTTTTTCCTTTTCGAAATGTAGTACCAATCGGGTGAACTGGAGGCAGATATACCACATCAAAACCCAATTCCTTAACTCTCGGCAATAACTTTATTACATCATTAAAAGTCCCGTGTTTACCTTCTTCTCTTGCGGCTGATCTTGGGAAGAATGAGTACCAGGCCGAAAACTCAGCTTTATTTCTATCGGTGAAAATACTTCTGGTTTCACTTTCCAACATATTTTCTTTCAATGGGTAATTATCAATCCATTGATGGACTTTTTCACTCAAACAAAACCAAACAGCCTCCTGATATCTTAACGGGTCTTTCAGAATAGAGATGGCATCGGTTATTTCTTTTTTGTCATCTTTATCTGCGATTTTTTTTACTTTTTCCAGAATCTCAATTCCTACCAGTAATTCTACCACAAGGTGGAGTCCTGCTTTTATTTTGGCTTCAACTTCATGTTGCCAGGTGGCAAAATGGTCAACCCATGCCTGGAATTTGAATTCATAAAATCCAATTTTTTCGGTTACAAAAAAACCTTCATATCTGTCCTCCTGGATACCGTACATTTTTGACTCCATCCAATTTTTTTCTGATACGTGTTTTGATAGTAACCTAAAACCCAGGTTGTCGTGTCCATCGACCAAAATATCGGCCTGAGCATATATTTTCCTTCCTGTTATAGATTTGGTTGGGTATTTTCCGTTATTAATTTCAGGGCTTAAATTCTCAATTACGGGTCTGATTTTTCCGTTCTTTGGTAAAGATAAAGCGTTTTTTGTCATTCAGTTAAAAATATTTTCGGTGCAAAAATAATTCAATTTGAGTTTATTCATTGCAGTTTATTATATTTTCGGAAATTTTTAAAACTATATTGGCAGAATTAAAACTTAAGATTGTTTAAAATGAATTGTAATTTTTAAAATTTGGACCTCTGGTGTTTTTTAAGTGTTTGAAATTCAATATTGTATAAAACAGAAATGAAAAAGATAATATTTTTGATGTTAATTATTCCTGCGGCTTTTGCTCAGGGAATAAGTGGTGCCTGGCGGGCAGAAGAGAATGATTTGAAAATTTTGCTGATAGCCTCTGAAAACTATTTTACGCTGACCACCTATAAAACAAATGAATTTTTGGAGACATGGGGCGGTAAATATGAACTAAGCCAAACCGGTGAATTTCTGACTGACATTGAATTTCATTCCAGCAAACCTTCGCTGGTTAATTCGGTTCAAACTTATAATATTTTACATAAAAAAAAGAGCCTTGAATTAAATGATGTGAAATTTGAAAAGGTTTCTGAAAAAGACAATGCCCTCACAGGTTTATGGAAAATTACCGCCAGAGCCAATCCTGAAGGAGAAATGAACCCAATGCAGGCCGGACCAAGAAAAACCTTAAAAATCATGGGCGGTGGGTGCTTTCAATGGTTTGCTATCAATACTTCAACCCGTGAATTCTCGGGTACCGGTGGTGGCACCTATATTTTGAAAGACAAAAAATATATTGAAAAAATTGAGTTCTTTTCAAGAGACAATGCAAGGGTAGGGGCAGAGCTTAGTTTTGATGCCGATATTGCCGATGGCAAATGGCAACATTCAGGAAAAAGCTCAAAAGGTGATCCAGTCAGAGAGATTTGGACCAAAATTAGTTTTTAATAACATATATTCCTGGTTCAGAATTACTATATTTTTCTCCTAAATCAGGCAGGTTTTTGAAGATAGATGGCATTACTTTTTCATTATCAATAATAACATCAGGCATATCCTTTTTTAAATTATTATAAATATTAGCCAGACTCATATAATTATTCGGGTTTTCAAAATCGAGCTTTGCCAGTTCCCAGTTTACATACCCTGTAGCCATATCCAGGTTTTTG
The sequence above is a segment of the Cytophagaceae bacterium genome. Coding sequences within it:
- a CDS encoding membrane or secreted protein — protein: MKKIIFLMLIIPAAFAQGISGAWRAEENDLKILLIASENYFTLTTYKTNEFLETWGGKYELSQTGEFLTDIEFHSSKPSLVNSVQTYNILHKKKSLELNDVKFEKVSEKDNALTGLWKITARANPEGEMNPMQAGPRKTLKIMGGGCFQWFAINTSTREFSGTGGGTYILKDKKYIEKIEFFSRDNARVGAELSFDADIADGKWQHSGKSSKGDPVREIWTKISF